The following is a genomic window from Caldicellulosiruptor danielii.
GGGCACTGGAACGCATTTTTCAATGCAATTATATACCTGCGTTCAAGAGAACTTTATCCTCTCCAGCTTGTTTTGAGAGAGATACTAATTATGAGCAGCACTGAGAACATGACAACAGGAATTTCTGATGCATCTGACAGGTTTGCAGTGACAGAGCTTATCAAATACGCTGCAATTGTTGTGTCTACAGTGCCGATACTTTGTATATATCCATTTTTGCAAAAGTATTTTGTCAAAGGTGTCATGATTGGGGCTATTAAAGAATAATAGTTTGTGGTATAATTAAATAAACTTAAACAAAAGAAAAGTGGGGCAAAATCAATATGAAAAAAGATAAAATAGCTGCGCAGCTGTACACTTTGCGTGAATTTTTAAAAACTGAAAAGGACATTTACTACAGCCTCAAAAGGGTAAGTGAAATCGGGTTTCAGGCTGTCCAGATCTCTGGTATTGGAAAGATCGAACCAAAAAGACTAAAAGAAATCTGTGATGAGTTTAACCTTAAAATCTGTGCAACCCATATACCTTTTGAAAGGCTTAAAACCGAACTTGACAAGGTTGTACAAGAACACAAAATTCTGGAATGTTCTCATATTGCAATACCCTCTGCACCTTCTGAGTACAGGTCTGAAGAGGGTGCCTTGATGTTTGCTTTAGCGTGCAATGAAATTGGAAAAAAGCTTAAAGAGGAAGGAATTACTCTTTCGTACCACAACCACAGTTTTGAATTTAAAAAATATAACTCAAAGACATGGTTTGAGATACTGATTGAAAATTCAAGCCCAGAATATCTTATGATTGAAATTGATACGTACTGGGTTCAGTTTGCGGGGGCAAACCCTGAAAAGTGGATAAGAAGCTTGGAAGGCAGAATTCCTCTTGTCCATTTAAAAGACATGGGAATGTTAGAAGATTTTAAGCAAACCATGTTTGAAGTCGGATATGGCAACTTGGACTGGGACGGGATAATAGCTTCTTGTAATGAGGCAGGAGTAGAATGGTATATTATAGAGCAAGATGTATGCCACCGCTCACCTTTTGAAAGTCTTAAGATGAGCTTTGATTTTCTTACAAAAAAT
Proteins encoded in this region:
- a CDS encoding sugar phosphate isomerase/epimerase family protein; the encoded protein is MKKDKIAAQLYTLREFLKTEKDIYYSLKRVSEIGFQAVQISGIGKIEPKRLKEICDEFNLKICATHIPFERLKTELDKVVQEHKILECSHIAIPSAPSEYRSEEGALMFALACNEIGKKLKEEGITLSYHNHSFEFKKYNSKTWFEILIENSSPEYLMIEIDTYWVQFAGANPEKWIRSLEGRIPLVHLKDMGMLEDFKQTMFEVGYGNLDWDGIIASCNEAGVEWYIIEQDVCHRSPFESLKMSFDFLTKNYVD